The following proteins come from a genomic window of Melospiza georgiana isolate bMelGeo1 chromosome 3, bMelGeo1.pri, whole genome shotgun sequence:
- the LOC131081362 gene encoding pantetheinase-like has protein sequence MLPSQALLPAVLFALAALRALASDTFLAAVYEHAVILPHPTQEPVPASDALALMNRNMDVLEGAIKEAAQQGARIIVTPEDGIYGWRFTRESIYPYLEDIPDPAVNWIPCTDPSRFGPAPVQERLSCMARNNSIYVVANIGDKKPCDSSDPSCPRDGRYHYNTDVVFDAQGKLVARYHKYNLFQGENQFNYPKEPEAVTFETPFGKFGIFTCFDILFYEPAVVLVNKMQVDTVLFPTAWMNVLPFLTAIEFHSAWAMGMGVNVLAANTHNTSMEMTGSGIYAPTGARTYSYNMKTEDGHLLIAELDAHPRLSPASPPTVSWNSYALSVERFSQNGHEFTGIIFEDPFTFTELTKPGGNITVCQKDLCCHLSYKMAEKRDDEVYVLGAFDGLHVFEGQYYLQICTLLKCPSTNLSTCGQPEEMAQTKFDMFSLSGTFGTSYVFPEVLYSGVQLAPGEFEVLADGRLINRNTTSKPVLSVTLFGRWYEKDPPSMDQASA, from the exons ATGCTCCCTTCCCAGGCTCTCCTGCCCGCTGTGCTGTTTGCACTCGCAGCCCTTCGGGCCCTCGCCTCCGACACCTTCCTGGCAGCCGTCTACGAGCACGCCGTCATCCTGCCACATCCCACCCAGGAGCCCGTCCCTGCCAGCGATGCTTTGGCCCTGATGAACAGAAACATGGATGTCTTGGAAGGGGCCATCAAGGAAGCTGCCCAGCAG GGTGCCCGCATCATTGTGACTCCTGAAGACGGCATCTATGGCTGGCGATTCACAAGAGAATCCATCTACCCCTACCTGGAGGATATCCCTGATCCAGCGGTGAATTGGATTCCCTGCACTGACCCCTCAAG ATTTGGTCCAGCACCAGTGCAGGAACGACTCAGCTGCATGGCCAGAAATAACTCCATCTATGTGGTTGCAAATATCGGGGACAAGAAGCCGTGTGACTCCAGTgatcccagctgccccagggacGGTCGGTACCACTACAACACGGATGTTGTCTTTGATGCACAGGGCAAACTTGTGGCTCGCTACCACAAG TATAATCTCTTTCAAGGAGAAAATCAGTTTAATTATCCAAAAGAGCCAGAAGCTGTCACCTTTGAGACTCCTTTTGGGAAGTTTGGCATTTTCACTTGCTTTGACATCCTTTTCTATGAGCCTGCTGTGGTCCTGGTGAACAAGATGCAGGTGGACACTGTGCTCTTCCCAACAGCTTGGATGAATGTCCTGCCCTTTCTGACTGCAATTGAGTTTCACTCTGCCTGGGCTATGGGCATGGGTGTCAATGTCTTAGCTGCCAATACTCACAACACCAGCATGGAAATGACAG GGAGTGGAATTTATGCACCAACTGGAGCCAGAACATACTCCTACAACATGAAAACTGAAGATGGTCACCTCCTCATTGCTGAACTAGATGCACACCCTCGTCTTTCTCCTGCCTCTCCACCTACTGTCAGCTGGAACTCCTATGCTTTGAGTGTTGAAAGATTCTCACAGAATGGTCATGAATTCACAGGAATCATCTTTGAAGATCCCTTTACTTTCACAGAGCTCACTAAGCCTGGGGGGAATATCACTGTCTGCCAAAAAGACCTCTGCTGTCATTTGAGCTACAAGATGGCAGAGAAAAGAGATGATGAAGTTTATGTGCTGGGTGCTTTTGATGGCCTTCATGTTTTTGAAGGACAGTACTATCTGCAG atCTGCACTCTGCTCAAGTGCCCCAGCACAAACCTGAGCACATGTGGGCAGCCCGAGGAAATGGCTCAGACCAAGTTTGACATGTTCTCCCTCAGTGGCACGTTTGGCACCAGCTACGTCTTCCCAGAAGTGCTGTACAGCGGGGTGCAGCTGGCCCCTGGGGAGTTCGAG GTGCTGGCTGATGGACGTCTGATAAACCGGAATACTACATCAAAGCCAGTTTTGAGTGTAACGCTCTTTGGGAGGTGGTATGAAAAGGACCCTCCATCCATGGATCAAGCTTCAGCATGA